One Nostoc punctiforme PCC 73102 DNA window includes the following coding sequences:
- a CDS encoding PAS domain-containing hybrid sensor histidine kinase/response regulator, with product MNVDDFSRQIEILRSQVMKLLQSTASERYSQQELTTEAFAELQIALEEMKIASEELQATRIAVEKERQRYQELFDFAPDGYLVTDTYGTILEANQATTILLNISQRFLIRKPLVSFIGQSDHQAFFNYLTQLQHLDRGGEWEVCLQPREKLCFDVALTVVTVCNDLGKPVALRWLMRDISKRKRLESEREQLFEREQAARIAAEAAQRRSNFLAEASRVLASSLDYRNTLTTVAQLAVPTLADWCIVDVVENNSAAFNNPVIAASDPQKEALVRKLRQRYPISIDADYGLPKVLRTGKPELVANILEYSLQRKAWNDEYLNLLQVKSYMVVPLQVRQHKLGTIVFASTQLGRYYTTVDLAMAEQLAQRAASAIENAQLYWQAQEANRIKDEFLAIVSHELRTPLNSMLGWVQIIRHRKLDEAITSKALETIERNAKLQSKLIDDILDISRIVQGKIRLNLRKVDLVIVINTAIEAIYPTSEIKDIQVESNLDSSVGEIMGDAERLQQVVWNLLSNAVKFTPSGGRVEVCLKQVNSNAQISVSDTGKGISGEFLPYIFERFRQADSTTTRVDGGLGLGLAIVRHLVEIHSGTVYAVSEGEGLGATFTVLLPLIEPQSEQLIKESQVKVNNLLALDGLQILLVEDSADTRELIAFVLEQSGAKVTSVSSVGEALEALMRLRPKVLVSDIGMPDEDGYSLIRQVREQEALRGEKILAVALTAYARDEERNLALEAGFEVHLSKPIEPDKLVKVVANLVKSSKEV from the coding sequence ATGAATGTAGACGATTTTAGTCGGCAAATAGAAATACTGCGCTCACAGGTGATGAAATTATTGCAAAGTACTGCAAGTGAGCGGTATTCGCAACAAGAGCTAACAACAGAAGCTTTTGCAGAACTTCAAATCGCCTTAGAAGAAATGAAAATCGCCTCTGAGGAACTACAAGCAACACGAATCGCAGTAGAGAAGGAGCGTCAGCGCTACCAAGAATTATTTGATTTTGCGCCTGATGGTTACTTGGTAACTGATACTTATGGGACTATCCTTGAAGCTAACCAGGCCACTACTATCTTACTTAATATCTCACAGCGATTTTTGATTCGGAAACCGTTGGTTAGTTTTATTGGACAGTCAGATCATCAAGCTTTTTTTAATTACCTAACTCAGTTGCAGCATCTCGACCGGGGCGGAGAATGGGAAGTGTGTTTGCAACCACGGGAAAAACTTTGTTTTGATGTTGCTTTGACAGTAGTTACCGTCTGTAATGATTTGGGTAAGCCAGTTGCTCTACGCTGGCTAATGCGCGATATTAGCAAGCGTAAGCGTTTAGAGTCGGAGCGTGAGCAGTTATTTGAGCGTGAGCAAGCTGCTCGGATTGCAGCCGAAGCTGCACAAAGGCGCTCTAATTTTTTAGCTGAAGCAAGTCGTGTACTAGCATCTTCCTTAGACTACCGCAATACCCTAACAACCGTCGCCCAATTAGCAGTGCCTACCCTCGCAGATTGGTGCATTGTGGATGTCGTTGAAAATAATTCGGCAGCTTTCAATAACCCAGTCATCGCTGCATCTGACCCACAGAAAGAAGCACTAGTCCGAAAACTTCGACAACGCTATCCAATTTCTATTGATGCTGATTATGGGCTACCGAAGGTTCTACGGACTGGTAAGCCAGAACTGGTTGCAAACATTCTTGAGTATTCATTACAAAGAAAAGCATGGAACGATGAATACCTTAATTTATTGCAAGTTAAGTCTTATATGGTTGTGCCATTGCAAGTGCGTCAACACAAGCTAGGGACAATTGTATTTGCCTCTACACAATTAGGGCGGTATTACACTACTGTAGACCTAGCAATGGCTGAACAACTTGCCCAACGTGCAGCGTCTGCTATTGAAAATGCACAGCTTTATTGGCAAGCTCAGGAAGCTAACCGCATTAAGGACGAATTTTTAGCAATTGTCTCTCACGAACTTCGTACACCTCTCAACTCAATGCTGGGTTGGGTTCAAATAATTCGTCATCGAAAACTGGATGAGGCAATTACTTCTAAGGCTCTGGAGACAATCGAGCGGAATGCAAAACTTCAGAGCAAACTGATTGATGATATCCTCGATATTTCCCGCATTGTACAAGGTAAAATCCGCCTAAATCTTCGTAAAGTTGATCTTGTAATTGTAATTAACACGGCGATTGAAGCTATATATCCCACATCTGAGATTAAAGATATTCAAGTTGAGTCTAACCTTGACTCGTCAGTCGGTGAGATTATGGGTGATGCAGAACGCCTCCAACAAGTAGTCTGGAATTTGCTCTCTAACGCCGTCAAGTTTACACCTAGCGGGGGCCGAGTTGAAGTCTGTCTGAAGCAGGTAAACTCAAATGCTCAGATTTCTGTCTCTGACACAGGTAAGGGAATTAGTGGTGAGTTTCTACCTTATATATTTGAGCGCTTCCGTCAAGCTGATAGCACAACTACTAGAGTCGACGGTGGTTTGGGGCTAGGGCTGGCAATTGTACGCCACTTAGTAGAAATACACTCTGGCACAGTTTATGCAGTTAGTGAAGGGGAAGGACTGGGAGCGACATTTACAGTCCTGTTACCTCTAATAGAACCGCAATCAGAGCAGTTAATTAAAGAGAGTCAAGTAAAAGTCAATAATCTCTTAGCGCTCGATGGCTTGCAAATACTCCTTGTAGAGGATAGTGCCGATACTCGTGAGTTAATTGCTTTTGTTCTTGAACAATCAGGAGCAAAGGTGACATCGGTTAGCTCAGTAGGTGAAGCTTTGGAAGCGTTGATGCGATTAAGACCAAAGGTTTTAGTCAGTGATATCGGAATGCCAGATGAGGATGGTTATTCGCTGATTCGCCAAGTTCGTGAGCAGGAAGCCCTTCGTGGGGAAAAGATTCTGGCTGTAGCACTGACGGCTTATGCTAGAGATGAAGAACGCAACCTGGCTCTGGAAGCTGGATTTGAAGTTCATCTATCTAAGCCCATCGAGCCAGATAAGTTGGTGAAAGTAGTGGCGAACCTAGTTAAAAGCAGCAAAGAAGTTTAA
- a CDS encoding tetratricopeptide repeat protein, producing MSKYKLTSIQTIAIWKAHSERCFYCEKPVDFRCLEIDHIIPESLNPDDFERIKNNYGLQDEFHINSYYNLVPTHNRCNLRKRDKLFGESAMRWYLALANDKYTKIKKIEQQLSHSKRKYQIFSSLEFLLDKGLISFKEVEELLISSNNPESNKTLFSYIVNNFCHHIKQVQFQDAVIDIDKALYMFPDDKSGLGYYARGYCYWQLKDYQKAIYDCTKAIDVNSDLGLAYFVRGQTYFEPYYDNFTTNQESIDILNKIDEYRDGLLAVSHCDSAIDDYNNTIKLIPDHPDSYFWRALCKLYIAIRFRVQFFDGIFIPTEIIEDLYKSAEIYYKQSDLSGCKRVIEIYSKLIEIYKDIINYEDAKNLLNRLTVEYFSEL from the coding sequence ATGTCTAAATATAAATTAACATCAATCCAAACAATAGCTATTTGGAAAGCACATAGTGAAAGATGTTTTTATTGTGAAAAGCCAGTAGATTTCAGATGTTTGGAGATTGACCATATTATTCCTGAAAGTCTCAACCCTGATGATTTTGAAAGAATAAAAAATAATTATGGACTCCAAGATGAGTTTCATATCAATAGTTATTATAATTTGGTTCCTACTCACAACCGTTGCAATTTAAGGAAAAGAGATAAACTTTTTGGTGAAAGTGCAATGCGGTGGTACTTAGCACTCGCAAATGATAAGTACACAAAAATCAAGAAGATTGAACAGCAACTTAGTCATTCAAAGAGAAAATATCAAATATTTTCATCCTTGGAATTTTTGTTAGATAAAGGATTAATTTCTTTTAAGGAAGTAGAGGAACTATTAATATCATCAAACAATCCAGAGTCAAATAAAACTTTGTTTTCATATATAGTTAACAATTTCTGTCATCACATTAAACAGGTGCAGTTTCAAGATGCAGTTATAGATATTGATAAAGCTTTGTATATGTTTCCTGATGATAAATCAGGGTTGGGATATTATGCACGAGGGTATTGCTACTGGCAGTTGAAAGACTATCAAAAGGCAATTTACGACTGTACAAAAGCTATTGATGTTAATTCTGATTTAGGTTTAGCTTACTTTGTGAGAGGTCAAACTTATTTTGAACCATATTATGATAATTTTACCACCAATCAAGAAAGCATTGACATCTTAAATAAAATTGATGAATATCGTGATGGCCTTTTGGCAGTTAGTCACTGTGATAGCGCTATTGATGATTATAATAATACAATTAAACTAATTCCAGATCATCCAGATAGTTATTTTTGGAGAGCTTTATGTAAGCTCTACATAGCGATTAGATTTCGTGTTCAGTTTTTTGACGGTATATTTATCCCAACTGAAATAATTGAAGATTTATATAAATCGGCTGAAATTTATTATAAACAATCGGATTTATCTGGATGTAAGAGAGTTATAGAAATTTATTCAAAACTTATAGAAATATACAAGGATATTATTAATTATGAGGATGCAAAAAATTTACTTAACAGATTAACTGTCGAGTACTTTTCTGAACTATAG
- a CDS encoding glutamate-5-semialdehyde dehydrogenase, with protein sequence MTTFDIGSPLIAIAQKTRKAASKLAILSTEAKNQAIIAIAQALESAKDEILQANIADCEAANAEGIPKPLYKRLQLDEHKLRDAIVGVQDVGKLDDPVGKVQIHRELDTGLILKRITCPLGVLGIIFEARPEAAIQIASLAIKSGNGVILKCGKEAVRSCEAIVKAIKQGLSHTAVNPDTVQLLTTREETLELLKLDKYVDLIIPRGSNSFVRFVQENTRIPVLGHADGICHLYIDKAADISKAVPITVDAKAQYPAVCNAIETLLVHQSIATEFLPKVADALQERHVELRGDKRTLKILPNIVSATEIDWETEYSDYILSIKIVDSIEDAIAHINEYGSRHTDAIITEDSTSVETFFGLVNSANIFHNCSTRFADGFRYGFGAEVGISTQQMPPRGPVGLEGLVTYKYQMTGDGHIVATYTGANAKAFTHRDLV encoded by the coding sequence ATGACTACTTTTGATATTGGTTCTCCCCTAATTGCGATCGCCCAAAAAACCCGCAAAGCTGCAAGTAAACTGGCGATTCTCTCCACTGAGGCAAAAAATCAAGCAATTATTGCGATCGCGCAAGCTTTAGAATCAGCTAAAGATGAAATTTTACAAGCAAATATTGCTGATTGTGAAGCTGCTAATGCCGAAGGAATTCCCAAACCGCTTTATAAGCGCTTGCAGTTGGATGAACATAAATTAAGAGATGCGATCGTTGGGGTACAAGATGTCGGTAAGCTAGACGATCCAGTTGGTAAAGTGCAGATTCACCGCGAACTTGACACTGGCTTAATTCTCAAACGAATTACTTGTCCTTTAGGTGTTTTGGGGATTATTTTTGAAGCACGTCCAGAGGCGGCGATTCAAATTGCTTCCTTAGCAATCAAATCGGGAAATGGTGTGATTCTCAAATGTGGCAAAGAAGCGGTGCGTTCTTGTGAAGCGATAGTTAAGGCAATTAAGCAAGGATTGTCACATACTGCTGTTAACCCAGATACGGTACAGTTACTGACAACTAGAGAAGAAACTTTAGAACTTTTGAAATTAGATAAATATGTGGATTTAATTATCCCTAGAGGTTCTAATTCCTTTGTACGCTTTGTACAGGAAAATACACGCATTCCGGTACTAGGTCATGCTGACGGAATTTGTCATCTTTATATAGATAAAGCTGCTGATATTTCTAAAGCAGTTCCGATTACTGTCGATGCCAAAGCCCAATATCCTGCTGTTTGTAATGCAATTGAAACTTTGCTAGTTCACCAATCAATTGCTACAGAATTTTTACCAAAAGTTGCTGATGCTTTGCAAGAACGCCATGTTGAATTAAGAGGCGATAAACGTACCTTGAAAATTTTACCGAACATTGTATCTGCAACAGAAATAGACTGGGAAACAGAATATAGCGATTATATTTTGTCAATAAAGATTGTAGACTCTATAGAAGATGCGATCGCACATATTAACGAATACGGTTCTCGTCATACTGACGCGATTATTACTGAAGATTCAACATCTGTTGAAACTTTCTTTGGACTAGTAAATTCAGCCAATATATTCCACAATTGTTCTACCCGATTTGCTGATGGTTTCCGTTATGGTTTCGGTGCAGAAGTAGGGATTAGTACGCAACAAATGCCTCCCCGTGGCCCCGTTGGTTTAGAAGGATTAGTGACATACAAATATCAAATGACTGGTGATGGACATATTGTCGCTACTTACACCGGGGCTAATGCTAAAGCTTTTACTCATCGAGACTTAGTGTAA